A DNA window from Seriola aureovittata isolate HTS-2021-v1 ecotype China chromosome 8, ASM2101889v1, whole genome shotgun sequence contains the following coding sequences:
- the rtn4rl2b gene encoding reticulon-4 receptor-like 2b — MRSSSAHKFKSGLSLWLILWLVVVKPGGVGACPRLCVCYPTPMTVSCQSQNLTIVPAGVPYDSQRVFLQNNRITELRADSFGFETQVLWLYGNNITWIEAGAFSNLRVLEELDLGDNPSLRRLEGGAFRGLEKLQSLHMHRCKLAALPHDLFHKLYSLQFLYLQENQLHFLQDDLFSDLVNLTHLFLHGNRIRALSENVFRGLVNLDRLLIHDNRIKQVNRRAFRDLGRLTILYLFNNSLAELPGQTMKDVQGIQFLRLNGNPWSCGCEARPLWEWFRKARISSSELMCTSPSQRRGQDLRFLRELDFALCPLPDPGSLAGSTTTTFSTKTRWWFSKHKPASSSKALYQKNTETVKAFPFSAVKPQYLPKTPVESFSSKYELSDDEVALPKLEPEEYWANYGNEDSSIRCFELECPPGYDNPAFPSSSFSPITPSLLHLLSFSIVTFSLHFLFG; from the exons ATGAGGAGCTCCAGCGCCCACAAGTTCAAGA gtgGACTGTCGCTGTGGCTGATTCTGtggctggtggtggtgaagcCGGGCGGGGTGGGCGCATGCcccaggctgtgtgtgtgttaccccACGCCCATGACGGTCAGCTGCCAGTCCCAGAACCTCACCATAGTGCCGGCCGGCGTGCCCTACGACTCGCAACGTGTTTTCCTGCAGAACAACCGCATCACAGAGCTTCGGGCAGACTCTTTTGGCTTTGAGACTCag GTTCTGTGGCTGTATGGCAACAATATCACATGGATCGAGGCAGGTGCCTTCAGTAACCTCCGagtgctggaggagctggatcTCGGTGATAACCCTTCGCTGCGGCGCCTGGAAGGTGGAGCATTCAGGGGACTGGAGAAGCTGCAGAGCCTGCACATGCACCGCTGCAAGCTGGCCGCTCTCCCCCATGACCTCTTCCACAAGCTGTACAGCCTGCAGTTTCTCTACCTGCAG GAGAATCAGCTCCACTTTCTGCAGGATGACCTGTTCTCAGACCTGGTAAACCTCACTCATCTCTTCCTGCATGGAAACCGCATCCGCGCCCTCTCTGAGAATGTGTTCAGAGGCCTGGTCAACCTGGACCGCCTCCTCATCCATGACAACCGCATCAAGCAGGTCAACCGCCGCGCTTTCCGCGACCTGGGCCGTCTGACCATCCTTTACCTGTTTAACAACTCCCTGGCCGAGCTGCCAGGCCAGACCATGAAAGACGTCCAGGGCATCCAGTTCCTCCGCCTGAATGGTAACCCCTGGTCCTGCGGCTGTGAGGCTCGTCCCCTCTGGGAGTGGTTCCGCAAGGCCCGCATTTCCTCCTCCGAGCTCATGTGCACTTCCCCATCCCAACGTCGTGGCCAGGACCTCAGATTCCTCAGGGAGCTGGACTTCGCCCTCTGCCCTCTGCCTGACCCCGGCTCTCTGGCTGGATCCACCACAACCACCTTCAGCACCAAGACCCGTTGGTGGTTCTCCAAGCACAAGCCTGCATCTTCATCCAAGGCCTTGTACCAGAagaacacagagacagtgaaggcCTTCCCCTTCTCTGCCGTCAAGCCCCAGTACCTCCCCAAAACCCCAGTCGAATCCTTCTCCTCCAAGTATGAACTGTCGGACGATGAGGTGGCACTCCCCAAGCTGGAACCAGAAGAATACTGGGCCAATTACGGTAACGAAGACTCCTCCATCCGCTGCTTCGAGCTGGAATGTCCGCCAGGCTACGATAACCCAGCCTTCCCCTCATCCTCCTTCTCACCCAtcactccatccctcctccacctcctctccttctccataGTCACATTCtcccttcatttccttttcGGCTGA
- the slc43a3b gene encoding solute carrier family 43 member 3b, protein MPGCENTLGVRRLLTFATGLVECLGFAGAVFGWASLVFVLKTEGFFSSLCVNTTGVNATHVLDCSGQDERFSLVFTIASFLNNFLTLPNGFLFDRFGTTVARLFGIFLYTMGTLMMAFSSSVLSNLLFPALSLLAVGGILFLVTNMQVGNLFGSRRSTIITLYNGAFDSSSALFLIIKLLHESGISLRDSFLFLSACSAIHLLRTFFLMPRKFIPYPLPDHYTYGITCGKSKTPSAIVAANGDAQETAEDRPTDTDGKQEKSFRECVLSRFFMWHLLWLSVMQLRHYLFIGTLNPMLHRLTAGEPSLVSRYINAFAFTQLCGVLCAPWNGLIMDRLKGKPRAEGESEGEVDLRASVLSLFLTAVQCLLFSICAATPYLQLQYFTFILQVVNRSFLYGGNAAFISLAFPSCHFGKLYGLIMALSAVFSLLQYPFFALVKGPLDGDPLYVNVGLTLLSLFAFIHPLSVYLHCRSVASQRAKSGAVAAS, encoded by the exons ATGCCGGGTTGTGAGAACACCTTGGGGGTGCGACGCTTGCTCACCTTTGCTACGGGTCTTGTGGAGTGTCTGGGTTTCGCTGGAGCTGTGTTCGGATGGGCTTCACTTGTTTTTGTCCTCAAGACGGAGGGCTTCttcagctctctgtgtgtgaacacCACAGGAGTCAATGCAACGCATGTCTTAG attGCAGTGGACAGGATGAAAGGTTCTCACTTGTCTTCACCATCGCTTCCTTTTTGAACAATTTTCTGACGCTGCCCAATGGTTTCCTCTTTGACCGGTTTGGCACTACAGTGGCTCGGCTCTTTGGAAT aTTTCTTTACACCATGGGTACCTTGATGATGGCTTTCTCGAGTTCAG ttctgtCCAACCTGCTCTTTCCAGCTCTCTCCCTCCTGGCAGTTGGTGGCATCTTGTTTCTGGTGACCAACATGCAG GTAGGAAACCTGTTCGGCTCACGGCGCTCCACTATTATCACTCTTTATAATGGGGCTTTTGACTCTTCCTCAGCGCTCTTTCTCATCATCAAG ttGTTACATGAGTCTGGTATCTCTCTTCGGGactccttcctctttctgtccGCCTGCAGCGCCATTCACCTGCTCAGGACTTTCTTCTTAATGCCCAGAAAATTCATTCCCTACCCGCTGCCTGATCACTACACATACGG GATAACCTGTGGTAAATCAAAGACTCCGAGCGCCATAGTTGCAGCGAATGGTGATGCACAAGAGACGGCAGAGGACAGGCCAACTGACACGGATGGAAAAcaag agAAGAGTTTCCGTGAGTGTGTTCTGTCCAGGTTCTTTATGTGGCACCTGCTCTGGTTGTCGGTGATGCAGCTCAGACATTACCTGTTTATTGGCACACTGAACCCCATGCTGCACAGGCTGACTGCAGGAGAGCCCTCTCTGG TGAGCCGGTACATCAATGCCTTTGCTTTCACCCAGCTGTGTGGGGTGCTGTGCGCCCCCTGGAATGGCCTCATCATGGACAGACTCAAGGGCAAACCCCGTGCAGAAG GAGAGAGTGAAGGTGAGGTAGACCTGCGGGCCTCGGTGCTTTCTCTCTTCCTGAcagctgtgcagtgtttgttgttCTCAATTTGTGCCGCCACCCCGTACCTGCAGCTTCAGTACTTCACCTTCATCCTGCAGGTGGTCAACCGCTCCTTCCTCTACGGCGGCAACGCAGCCTTCATTAGTTTGGC tttcCCGTCATGTCACTTTGGGAAGCTGTATGGTCTGATCATGGctctgtctgcagtgttttcactgctgcagtatCCCTTCTTTGCTCTGGTGAAAGGACCTCTGGACGGGGACCCTCTATAT GTGAACGTTGGTCTGACGCTGCTCAGCCTGTTCGCCTTCATCCATCCCCTGTCTGTCTACCTGCACTGTCGAAGTGTTGCCTCCCAGCGGGCCAAAAGCGGAGCTGTCGCTGCTTCCTAG